The Halotia branconii CENA392 region ACTTGCACCTCAAATCTGGAACCGCGTGGGCTTGTAGTATGTAGAATTAAAGTAAATAATGCACGGTCTTGATCTAAAATAGGAACACTAATTATCAAGCATGGTCTGACTTTCGCTACATAACCTAGATCGACAAGCCAAACTTCCCCACGAAGAGGACTATTCATGAGCAGATTCTCGTTTATCTAACTCTAAAAAAAGTCTTTCAGCATTCAGAACTAAATCTTCATCAGATAAAAGCGGCAAGTCTAAATGAATTATCCGCTTCAAAATCTCTGATGTAAATTCTAATCTTTCTGAATCTGTTAAATGATCAAAATTTTTCAAAAGTTCTTGGACTAAATCAGTCATAATCTTTGTCATTGAATAGAATCAACACTATATTATGCCCATTTACACTAATGTCTTTTCATCAATTGGCTGATGATATAAAATCATTAGCTGATTAGCATTTAATGTTTCTAATGCATAAGCTTTTCCTGTTAAATCACTAAATTCCACTTCAAAAACTCCAGGTTCATATTCTTCTACAATTGTTCCTACTTGACCGCGATGCAATCCTAACTTCGGTAAGTTTTCGGTGAGAGCAACAACATCTAATAATTTCATTACTATTACCTCATTGCTTAGAGTAAAAGCTAACAAGGCGCGAAAAGCTTTCATTATTCCTCACAATCCTTAGCCTCAGATTGATCTATGCTATCTGCTCTTTAAAATTTTTCATTTATGATCAGGTAAAAGTAAAAAGAGCAGAAAAGTTTTGGTCACCGCTACTCAGCTTGATTAAACTTCTCTCTCAAAATAGCTTCGACTTCACTTTCAGGATTTGCAAGGTCAAAAGGATAGGGTTGTCGATTAGCTGGGTCACGACGCTGCATCAAAACTTTTAACGCAGACCGAAAGGCTTCCTCGTCATTCCTATGTTTAGAAAGATACTGTTTTAATTCAGCATTTGTCATCTGAGATAGATTCGGTGTCATATAACAAACTCCCAACTACCATTTTCATTAATTATGAGCGCTATTTCATCATCTATCCCAGCTTGAATGTAAATTGTTTTCAACTTTTGGTCGTAACGAAAAATTTGGATTGATTGGTACAAATTGGAAAGCAACTGACAAAGGAATATTGCAGTGTCTGCTTGTTTTTGTGTTGGCAAGTTGCTACTTTTGAAGATACACCAACTGTAGCTTACCAGAAGTCAATGTCTATACTCACTTAACAACTTAATGATTGCACCAGTTAACTACATTTATCTTCTCGACCACATCTTGAGCGTTCTCTGCATTTAAACCTTTAAATTTGTACTTAAAGATACATAGAAAATCTTCTATTTCATGCGGTTCAAGTTGTTGCAAATCTTAGGACAGTTTAGATACCTCAACGGTTTTGAATTTACTGCACACTCCTAAAGCTTCTGCTCCAACTCGTGTTCCTCGGTGCAAATAGACCACCATCGGTAGCAAGTTAAGCTTAACACCAATTCTTAGAGAAGTATCGTAAATGTATAACTCACCTGCGCCACTGATTGGTTGCAGCAACGTATCGATTAAGAGAAAGAGATCATTGAAATTTTTGCACATTTGAATTGATTTCAAATTAGCTAGTAAATCTTGTTTAGCTTGCTCAAGGGTTGATTTTTTCAGTCTCCGTTGATGTGAACATCTTTTACCCCTGCTGTCAACTGCAAGTGCAGCATATTCGATTGTTGAAGCTAAAGTTGGTTGTTGTCGAAACCAATCAAGTTCAGCTTGCGCCTCTGGTCTAATTTTCCTAATGTAAATATGTACGAATGACTTAATTGTTTGCTTTTGCATACAAAATAAAGTTTCACTTTTTAAAGTCATCTAGCTGTAAACCATACCAGCCATACCAGTGACGCACCGCTAGCCAAACAGCAGAAAGCAAACCTGCACCGCTGAGAGTCAAACCACTAAAAGATACTAATAATCCAAAAACTGGCAATACTGCACCAGCAATAGTACAAACGATCGCAGCTAAAGAAGCACTCCGAGTTAACCCCAATCCCCATGTCAAAATTAGTAAAATTAAGGAGATCATCGTCCAAGCTAACTCAGCATTCATGAAGCGAGCCAGATAAGTTAAAGTCAATAAACAAGCGAAGAAAATACTACCAGCGATCGCAACATTTTTTAAACTCATTGGTAGCGATAAATATAATAATAATATCCACCATAGAAAGATTGCTGGTGCTAACAATAAAAGACGAGGAATAATCCCAGTATTCCGAATAGGATTGGTGTTGGTAAATACTCCAAATGGGTTTTTCACCGAAACATTGTCATCAAATATCCAGGTAAATTGAGTACCCCGTGCATCAGTTTTAATCTCATTAGGTACAATACCGCTGGCAAAATCAGCAGCAGCAAAGTTAGCAATCGCTGTGAGGCGGAAGTTAGAAAGCAACTGTCCAGTGGCGCTATAAACCCAACGTGACCCTCCTTGAGCCTTGTAGGTGACGCGAAATGTAGTTTCTTGTCCTGGTTGTAGGCTAAAGGGAAAATTATAGTTACCGGGATTTGTTGGTTCTAATCGAATGCGATCGCGCTCTACTTTATAGTTAGAAAGTAGCGAATAACCGTTGGGTGGTGGTACTTCAAAGAAAAAATTATTAATATCTTTGAGTCGATTTACAACTTTGTAGTCAGCACTGTAATCTATGCGATAAACGGCGCTGCGACCTTGAACATCGGTATTTTGGTCAAGCTTGACTTGAATTTGTGATCCAGCTAATGTCAAAAAGCGGTTGACCTGTTGCGTATCATTGACTTTAACTATCTTGCCGTTAACTTGATTGGTATAGGTAATTGGCTCTTGAATAACGTAACGTATTTGGGGCGCAACTTGTTCTAGTTTATCCCCGGCCACACTTTGGTTTACTTGAGTGACTTTTGCTTGTTCCCAATAATGATAGCGATTACCCAAAGTGGAACAAAGAAAAAATCCCACCACCAACAGAACTAATACCAAAGTTAAATGCTGCAATCCCCGCAATAGTTGCGAGTAACGAACAGCCCACTCGCCAATAAAAATTAGTTGTTCTGGCTGATGGCGACGCAAGGTAAAACTTAGTAGAGCGATCGCCACTCCCAAAGCTACGATCAAAAATATCAATAATAGTGAAGCTTTGAGTACATCAGTTCCAAATTGGATTAGCTCTGTGGGATGTGTTAAATCAGGTAATCCTGGAACGCCCTGAGTAGAAAAAGACATTGGGATTGCTTACAGAATTTGGAGAATCAGACCAATATAACCTCGTAAAAGTTTCTAGTAGGGGTTAGGGGCTAGGAGCTAGGGCGTGTTTTTAAACTCGAACTGTAGGTTGGGGAGCCACTGCGTTGGGGAGACAGCGCCGTGGGCGAAGAGAAGTGTGGTCTTGGGCTTTGCCCCTCCGGGTTCAGCAGTCCCTCTTTGTTGGGACAACAAGACCGGGCTGCCTCACCAAGTGGAGCAACTTCGGGGTTTCCCGACTTGAGGCGACTGTCGTCGGCTCTGCCGACTTGTAGACGCTTCTGCGGCTACTCTGCGAGTTCTCCGAAGGAGTACCCGCAGGGTAGTAAGTGGCGTTTGACGTAAGGAAACCCAACAAAGCAACGTAAATGTTGGGTTTGAAAACAGTCTCTAGGGGTTAGGGACTAGTAGTACACCAAGTCATCTTTGCATAATGAACGGCAGGGGTGGCAGGGGGGGTAAAAGCCTGATTGAATAACAATTCTTGCTCCCCCTGCTCCCCCTGCTCGACCTACATGGCAATTTTTGGTTGGTAAACTACTAGGGACTAGATGTCCCTTATATTCCCTCATCCTCTATTTTTGAGCATTCCTTCCTCGACAAACTATCTCCATTGAATTAGCTTCTGGAGTCCCAGGTTTAGGGAAAATCTCTCGCTTGGTCTGATCATCACGGGTTAATTTTCCAACCGAGGTATAAATAGACAGTCTTTCGGAAAATAACCTCCTCTGACCACAAGCAGCACGAAGAGTTCTTTTTGCTGTACCATCGCTGTGCTTTTGTACAAGGGTATACTCGTTTCCTTTAATTGATGCCAAGTCAAGCGCCATTGGATGTCCATTACCATCAGAGCCTACTTGAATATACAGATTATTGTGACTTGTCTGCGCGATCGCTGTGCTACCTAATGAAAGTGCAAATACCGCTACTAAACTACCAAAGCTCTTTAAAAACATAAAGTTTAAAAGTGAAAAACTGTATATTCTTTTGTATTCATGTAAAGGTAATTTATGGCGCGGTGAAATTACTAAATATTTCTTATTAAATAAACAATTGACAAAAAAAATACTAGTAGTTATAGTGAAAAATTTCAGTATTGTGCTACAATAAAAATTACAGATTTTGCGGCTTTATACTTATACCGTTTCTTTGTGAAGGCGCTTCATTTTTTTTGTGCTACCTACACTCTTTGCAGCACCCTGTAGACTCACATTTGGCATCCTCAGAAGATAGCTGCTGTCGTGTCTATGTTTTTAAAGCGCATCTTAATACAGAGTTAGTATTAATACAAGAAAAATGTAAATAAAAAAACTCCAGTCCTTGTTAAACAAAGCTGGAGTACAGGATATCAATCATGATTTAAAATATATTCTTCCCCATATTGATACTGAACAATCACCAAAAATATATTAAATTCTCAGACGTGATTAAATAATATTTTTTCTCTAGATGATTTTATCGCCACAAAAAAACCGTAGCTGGACTACTACGGTTAATTTGAGTGGATTACTGAACTCTAACTCTCTATAAATATTTGCGTCTTACAACTTTAGCTATTTACCTTGCTGTAATCTCGGTAATCTCTTGGAGAATAGTCTAACTACTTCAAGATATATTTGTCATTACTGACTTTAAATATTTACTTTGGTAAAATATTCATCTATATTCCCCGTGAAATATTGTGTAGTTGGTAGCTTTAATAAAGCTATAAATTTTTTTTTACTGTAAAAACACGTAATATATAAAGATTTAGCATACTTTAAAGTCTCAAGCAAACATGTTTTGTGTAAAAATAGGCACAGTCACAGAGAATAAAAAGTCCAGTAATTTAGAGAAAATAAAAAAGAAGCGATCGCAGAGTATGTCTAATCAAAAGAAAACCCCGCTTGATAGTCGGGGTAGTATTGACGACAATATTGTGAGTATTCCACTGCATGAGATCCTAAAAACACAGCAATTATCAGGATTAAAAAAATATTACCTTGTTTATTAAAGTATTCTGTCCATCTGATTGTATATATAGTTATCTATCGTTAGTGAGATGATTTTTAGGTGTGATGTAAGTAAGAAGCGATCGCTCTTTTCAAAAGCCTCTCTGGCTTCTTAATGATCCCCAAACCATATTTTGGCCAACAAATTGCACTCTTAACGTGATATTGGTATTACAGCGACTCAATCTCTATCTGTCAGTTAAAAAAACATTATGGGTTTTGCCGACCTATCGATCGCAGAGATAGCAGCAGACTACAGTATTCCTGTAGAAGAAGTGTTTTCTCTGTGCGACCAACTGGGAATTGCCTATAAACACCAAAAGACCCGTTTGGCGTTAGAGGATGCAAAGGCAATTATTTCGCAAATATTGTCTGAAATATACCCAAGAGGTACTAGCAACTCAATGGGTGATACCAAAGTCACTTAAAGGGCTATATTCGGACTTTCGCTAATTACTAACGGCGAAAATCATCAGCCATTAGCAATTAGCAACGTGGAGATTGGGCATCGCTTTCTTAGCTGTGTTGAGCGTCAAAATCTTTAAGGGGAAACATGTTTAGAAGACTAATTGGCGTTGTTGTAGCTACCATTTTGCTAACATTCCAGCTGAGTGTTAGTAGCGCGACAGCAGTGGAAATGGACAAAGCTATCCGAACAGTGCCATTGAATGATCAGGGCGATACCGTCGTACTCAGCCTAAAACAAGTCAAAGAAGGCAAACGCTTATTTCAGTATGCTTGTGCCCAATGTCATGTTGGAGGCGTTACCAAGACCAACCAAAACGTAGGACTGGAACCAGAAGCGCTAGCACTGGCATCACCAAACCGTAACAACATTGAAGGTTTGGTGGATTATATGAAAAATCCTACTACCTATGATGGTGAAGAGGAAATTTCCGAATTACATCCCAGCATCAAGAGCGCAGATATTTTCACAGAAATGAGAAATCTGACGGATGATGACTTAGAAGCGATCGCGGGTCATATTCTCCTACAACCAAAAGTTGTTGGTGACAAATGGGGAGGCGGTAAGATTTATTACTAAAAACCTCATGATTGGGCATAGGGCATAGGGCATAGGGCATGGGGCATGGTGAGGGGTGCAGAGAAAGAAGAACTGTCTCTTTGTCTCTTACCTTTCTCCCTGTTCCCTGTTCCCTGTTCCCTAAATAGTTATTGCTATCGATTTTTCGTCATTGTTAAAAAAAAAATTGCATCTACGACAGATTGTCATATTTAGCGTTAATTGAATTTAAAATGGAATAAGGAAAATAAAAACTATTTGTTAGGAGAGACACATGAAATTGATTGCGGCAAGCTGGCGACGCTTTAGTTTAGCTGTATTGACGATTCTTTTAGTTGTTAGCAGTTTTGCTGTTTTTACTCCTAGTGCTGCGGCTGAAACGCATCAGGTGAAACTGGGTAGCGATAAAGGAATGCTGGCATTTGAACCAGCAAAGTTAACAATTAAACCAGGCGACACAATTGAATGGGTGAATAACAAAGTGCCTCCCCATAATGTTGTGTTTGATGCTGCCAAAAACCCATCTAAGAGTGCTGACCTAGCAAAATCTCTATCTCATAAGCAGTTGTTGATGAGTCCTGGTCAAACCCAAACTACAACCTTCCCCGCAGACGCACCTGCTGGTGAATACACCTTCTATTGCGAACCACACCGTGGAGCTGGCATGGTTGGTAAAATCACTGTTGAAGGCTAAAAACAGCACTATCGACACAAGATAATTTTTCTGGGTTGACTCAGCAAAATTAGCAAAATATGCCACATTTTTCTAGTGGCACATAACGATAGATAAATAGCAGTGACGAGTCCTATTTCCGCCCAGAATGCTCAACGCCCTGCGGCGATGGAGGTAATAAACTCGTCACCGCTAATTTTGTTCAAAGTTATCTGTATCAAGAACGAATAAGGTTTATACTCTCCAGAATAGTGGCTTGAGGTTTTTAGATGCTGCTTACGAGGAGACTATCTTGAGAGTATTTTTATTAATATTGCTATCAGCGATCGTTTTATTAAAATTGACATTTATTCAGCCAGCCTTAGCCGCCCAAACATCAAATGCTGCTCAGATCTTCAATAATAACTGTGCTGCTTGTCATATAGGTGGCGGCAACATCCTCATTTCTCAAAAAACTTTGAAAAAAGAAGCACTGTCTCAGTACCTAGAAAACTATAACAGCGACTCTATTCAGGCGATTATCTATCAAGTACAAAATGGCAAAAATGCTATGCCCGCCTTCAAGAGCAAATTAAGCACTCAAGAAATCTTGGAGGTAGCCAGTTACGTGTTTCAAAAAGCTGAACAAGGCTGGTAAATGATAGCAGGGGAGCAGGGGGCAGGGGAGAAGAGGAAAGAGTGTTAAGCACAAGTGAATAGTGCGAAGTAAGTAGTTTCAAACTCCCCCTTGCACCCCGCACCCTGCCCCAATTCCTCTTAATTGCCCCATGCTCCTTCTTTTATTTGTCTGTATCAGAACTTTTTCTTTGTTCCCTGACACCACGTAACTTTTGTATTAGCTTTTGATCAGCTTCTTCAGACGAAGACTGGGTGCTATTAGCTTCTGGCGTAGATAATGGTTTAGTGGTGGCTGCTGGTTTAGGTGCTGGCTGATCATTTCTCAGTCGCAGGCCGGGTAATGGTTTAACAGTAGCTGCTGGTGTTGGTTGATTAGTGACTTCTGGGGTAGATGATGGCTTGGGAAGAACTAAGTTTGGTATTGGCTTTTGAGTTGCTTCAGCAGTATTTTCAGTGTTGTTTTGAAAACGCAAGCTAAACGGATAACGGTTAGTTTGCTTATCCCCTTTAGGAGCCTTTGTATTAAAGTATTCTCTGGCTTTTGATTTTAGGTCAGGAGAAAGAGATTTGTCTTGAAACTTAATGTCTAAAACTTTACCTTCAGGATCTACTACCAAAAAACCTAAGACCGTACCTTCAAGCCCCGGTTTATTTGTAGAAACGCTGTCACGAATGACCGCTTTTTCTTCCGAGTTGGGGTATTGCTTTTGAAGGGCTTTTCTTAAATCTTCGTATGAGTTGACCTGTGCGATCAGCGCCTGTTGACTTGTTTTTGTAGGTAAATCAGGCATCTTAGGTGTAGACCCTTGACGCAACTGAGGAATATTTTCCCTTGCAATGATTAAGTCATCTCCAAGTTTGGGAGTTTTTCCTACAGGTGCTACTAGCGGTCGATTTTGAGCAAGTTTAGATGCATCGTTACTAGGCAAAGTAGTTTGTGGAACTGTATTGCTAGTGATTGGGGTCTTAACAGGACTGGGAGTAGGAGCATTCAGCAAATCACGCGGTAGTTTAGCTGAGTTTAATGCTGGTAATTTATCTACAGGCAGTGGTTTAGATGCTGTTGCTATCTCTACTTCTTTCTCGTTAAAACGAGGAACTGATGGAATTTTAGTGAATTTTTGATCAGCAGCATTAAAACCAGAAGTATCAAACCGTAAGTCTTCCTTCGGAACTACCTGCATAGATTGTTCTTGAGGTAAAGACTGTTCTTTGGGTGAAGATGCAATCCGATAGTTATCAGGTCTGGTGACGATTGGTGGTAGTACTGGCTGGGTATATGCAGGTAATGGTAATGGAGGTAACACAGTTGTCTGTGCGTCCAGGTTGGGAGGAAGTTGCTGAGAAAATTGCTGTTGTGCAGGTAACTGTGGTTGCAGAGGTAATTGCGGTTGCAAAGCAACTTGAGGTGCAGTACCTGGAGTTTGTGGCAGACGGTTTTGGTCAGCTTGGCTTAATTCCAAAATTCCGACTGTTTTTGGTGCTGTTGATTCTTTAGGTTGACTGGAATTTACAGGCATCAATGGCACAATCAATGCAATAGCACCGTGGATACCAAGAGAAGCTATTGCCGCTATTCCAGTTGGCTGACCTAAGATTTCTGGTATATTTTTTATCAAGGAGACGTAAGACATATTTGTTATCGTTCACTCAGCTCGGTTGCAGTTGACTAGCAAAGTATTTAATCTTGATTGCAATAGATGCGTTCTTCTAAAAATAATAACTTTTTGCGCTGGTACTCAAAACAGCAAAATCAGTTTTTTTTCAAGTTTTTATTTTAATGACGCAGTATTGCACTTGGAAAGTTGCACTTACTGATAAAGCTCTAGACAACGATCGCTTTTAAAAGGCGATTTTTATAAAAAGATGCACAGCAAAAACTGAAACTTAGGATAGTTGTCACTGTTGGATAGTGACATCAGTCTAAATGTATATCCATGTTTATTTGAGTCGCTGAGTCACGCTTCAGTCACAGATGACGAGCTTGCTCGTCAATGGGATGGACTGTAGGCTGAATCATACCACATCAGTTTAGTCTCAAACTGTGGTTCACTTTACTTTTTTTTAAAAAGCCAAAATGCCATTACCCACTGTTATTGTGCCTGGATATTTAGAAAGCGCGATCGCCTATCGTCAATTAGAACAATCTCTAGAACAGTTGGGTTTTCCCACAGTTACAGTACCCCTGCGCCGACGCGACTGGATACCTACGATTGGTGGCAGGCCTGTAACACCAATTTTGCAACAACTTGATTGCACAGTAAAACAAATGTTGCAAAAATATCAGGCTACTCAAGTCAATTTGATTGGCCATTCCGCCGGGGGTTGGATCTCTCGTATTTACTTAGGAGATCAGCCTTACGCAGCCAGAGGTGAAGTCAAATCTTGTGTTTGGAAAGCTCATCCTTTGGTTGCTACTCTAACTACTCTAGGCACACCCCATATTAGTCAAGAACGCTGGACACGCCAAAATTTAGATTTTGTCAGCAATAATTACCCTGGAGCGTTTTATAAACATGTACGTTACGTTTGCGTAGCCGGAAAAACAATTTTTGGGGCTAGGCGAAGAGGGAGTTGGCTAGCTTACAGCAGTTATCAACTAACTTGTGGCATCGGTAATACTTGGGGAGATGGGATCACACCCATTACAGCTGCTCATCTAGAAGGTGCGGAAAATCTTGTGATTCCAGGAGTTAACCATTCTCCCCGAAGTCCGGGAATTTGGTATGGTTCCCCAGAAATATTAAAAGCTTGGGTAAATTATTTGATTTAAACTTGCTCATTGATCAATAGACCTCTTGCATAAATATCTTTTTGTCTCACGCAAAGACGCAAAGACGCAAAGAAGAAGCTAAGAATAAGGACTTTTGCAAGAAGTTTAATTATGTTTGATCTTTTCAAATGCTTGAGTATGAGAGGTGGTGTCGTGGGGTACAGACCACAGTTTGATGGTTTCGTCACTACTACTACTTGCTAGGGTCTGCCCATCTGGGCTGAAAACGATAGACCATACAGATTTGGTATGCCCTGCAAAGTTGGCAAGAAGTTTGCCATCGCTGAACCGCCAAAGCTTGAGTGTTTTGTCATAGCTACCACTGGCTAGAGTTTGTCCATTGGGGCTGAAGGCAACTGACCACACGGCTCCAGAATGTCCTGTGAGAGTGCGTAATATTTTGCCATCGTTGAGCCGCCAGAGCTTGATGGTTTTATCTTCACTACCGCTGACTAGGGTTTGCCCATCGGTACTAAAGGCAACAGAGCGTACTGCTTGAGAATGCCTTGCCAGGGTTCGTATAAGTGTCGGACTACGAGTTTTTAGCTGCCAAATTTGAATCAAGCCATTTGTAGTACCACAGGCTAACTTCTGGCTATCAGGGCTAAAAGCAACTGATTTCACCCATTTTGCATCCTGGAGTGTCAAGAGTTCTTGTCCTGTGTCTTGATTCCAAAGTTTAATGGTATTATCAGCACTGCTACTGGCAAGCAACTTGCCGTTAGGACTTATGGCAACAGCCTCTACATTATCTCTATGCCTATCAAGGGTACGTATTAAAGTACCTGTTTTTAAATTCCACAATTTAATTCGGTTATCCCAACTACCACTAGCAAGTACATGGTCATCATTGTTAATGGAGAGAGATGAGATGGCATCAGTATGTCCTTTGAAAGTGTGGAGCAATTCGCCAGTATGCAGATTCCAAATCTTAATTGTGCCATCATAACTACCACTGGCTAAAGTTTTACCGTCTGAATTAATAGCGATCGCATAAACCCACGCTGAATGCCCTTTAAGAGTTTGAGTAGGTTTAATGATGGGTAAAGAAATAACATTGGACGTAACCTGCTTTGACAACGGCAATCTATCACAGCCAATTCCAAATATAGTTGATATAGAAGTAATTACTAAGACTGCTGTAACTTTCTTAACAATTAGTCTTGCCATATAAAAAACTTACATTTACAGATTTTGCAACAAAATTGAGGTTATTTGTTAATTTTTTCAGGAATTACTTTGCTCTCAATTTTTTGTTGTTTATTGAGGTTCTCAATCCACATACGGATAATCAATAAAGTTGCGATTGTCATAGTGGAAATAATGCTAACTGGTGTTAAATACGTCCAATGTCCTAACATTTTGTCCCAGATATGCCAAGTCAAAATAAATATGGATAAGTAAGTCAATTTATGTAATTTTTTCCAGTTTTTTCTTAGTTTTTTTACACTCCAATCATTAGAAGTTATTGCTAAAACCGTAAAAATTAGCAAAGTACTTATTCCCTGGATGTAGATCCAAAGTGTCTTCAGATCAAAAAAATCAAAGTTTCTTTTTTGAACCATCATGAATCCATGACCTAAAGCCAAAAGAAAGGCAATAATACCTATAAGGCGACGGCGTTTAAGAAGAAATTGGGGAATGCCAGTTTCTTTAGTTTGCGGAAAAACAACTTTCAGAATAGTGGGAAGTAAGGTGATAAGATAACTAGCTAATGCCGTAAACCCAAGGATATTAGCTATAGGTGAGTCATCCATTACGAACATGATTAATCTCCCAAATAAAGTAGAGTTTTTGGCTATGATGGTAACTACAAATAATTAAGAAAGTCTAGATAAGATATCAGAGATTATTTGGTAGTTTATGCAATTTCAAAAATAAATTTATTTGGATATTTTAAAATTTGATGAGAGAAAAATAATAGATAAAATTAGTTGCAGAAAAATATCACTTCCAACATTCTCTAAAGTGATGAGATCAGAAAATGTAAAAGTTAATAAATCAAATCAACATTTAAAACGTGAAAGGTTTTATGTCCGGGTTTCCCTTTTTACACAAGTGAGTTCAGAAATCAAACCGGATTGCTGTAGCTTTTCTTTTTGATATATTTTCTTAGTTACTTGACAATTCATTAATAAACTAAGTAAGTCGGTGAAATAAAATCAAACTATGTAAATAAAAATAAATAAGGCTCAAACTCTTTCTCCCATGCTCTTGGTCACTGAGCGACTTGTACTGAGTTTAGCCTGAGCGTTGGTTGCTGAGTTTCGACTTCGCTCAACTGCCGCGCAGTCGAAGCAAGCCGAAGGGCGTAGTCGAAGTAAGCCGAAGTGCTGCCTCCTACTTTATTACAGCGATAATTATTGACATCGACCTACTTATTTTAGGGATACTGATAGTTTCTTGGTACTACCCTTAAGGGTACTTTTTTAGCGACTGGATTAATGAGGCAAAAAATAAAATTTTCGCTTAAGCTAATCGGCATTTAAGCTGCATAATATAAATGC contains the following coding sequences:
- the petE gene encoding plastocyanin; translation: MKLIAASWRRFSLAVLTILLVVSSFAVFTPSAAAETHQVKLGSDKGMLAFEPAKLTIKPGDTIEWVNNKVPPHNVVFDAAKNPSKSADLAKSLSHKQLLMSPGQTQTTTFPADAPAGEYTFYCEPHRGAGMVGKITVEG
- the petJ gene encoding cytochrome c6 PetJ yields the protein MRVFLLILLSAIVLLKLTFIQPALAAQTSNAAQIFNNNCAACHIGGGNILISQKTLKKEALSQYLENYNSDSIQAIIYQVQNGKNAMPAFKSKLSTQEILEVASYVFQKAEQGW
- a CDS encoding ferric reductase-like transmembrane domain-containing protein produces the protein MDDSPIANILGFTALASYLITLLPTILKVVFPQTKETGIPQFLLKRRRLIGIIAFLLALGHGFMMVQKRNFDFFDLKTLWIYIQGISTLLIFTVLAITSNDWSVKKLRKNWKKLHKLTYLSIFILTWHIWDKMLGHWTYLTPVSIISTMTIATLLIIRMWIENLNKQQKIESKVIPEKINK
- a CDS encoding esterase/lipase family protein, with protein sequence MPLPTVIVPGYLESAIAYRQLEQSLEQLGFPTVTVPLRRRDWIPTIGGRPVTPILQQLDCTVKQMLQKYQATQVNLIGHSAGGWISRIYLGDQPYAARGEVKSCVWKAHPLVATLTTLGTPHISQERWTRQNLDFVSNNYPGAFYKHVRYVCVAGKTIFGARRRGSWLAYSSYQLTCGIGNTWGDGITPITAAHLEGAENLVIPGVNHSPRSPGIWYGSPEILKAWVNYLI
- the psbV gene encoding photosystem II cytochrome c-550 — its product is MFRRLIGVVVATILLTFQLSVSSATAVEMDKAIRTVPLNDQGDTVVLSLKQVKEGKRLFQYACAQCHVGGVTKTNQNVGLEPEALALASPNRNNIEGLVDYMKNPTTYDGEEEISELHPSIKSADIFTEMRNLTDDDLEAIAGHILLQPKVVGDKWGGGKIYY
- a CDS encoding DUF4926 domain-containing protein, whose amino-acid sequence is MKLLDVVALTENLPKLGLHRGQVGTIVEEYEPGVFEVEFSDLTGKAYALETLNANQLMILYHQPIDEKTLV
- a CDS encoding WD40 repeat domain-containing protein, producing MARLIVKKVTAVLVITSISTIFGIGCDRLPLSKQVTSNVISLPIIKPTQTLKGHSAWVYAIAINSDGKTLASGSYDGTIKIWNLHTGELLHTFKGHTDAISSLSINNDDHVLASGSWDNRIKLWNLKTGTLIRTLDRHRDNVEAVAISPNGKLLASSSADNTIKLWNQDTGQELLTLQDAKWVKSVAFSPDSQKLACGTTNGLIQIWQLKTRSPTLIRTLARHSQAVRSVAFSTDGQTLVSGSEDKTIKLWRLNDGKILRTLTGHSGAVWSVAFSPNGQTLASGSYDKTLKLWRFSDGKLLANFAGHTKSVWSIVFSPDGQTLASSSSDETIKLWSVPHDTTSHTQAFEKIKHN
- a CDS encoding DUF6888 family protein — protein: MPTQKQADTAIFLCQLLSNLYQSIQIFRYDQKLKTIYIQAGIDDEIALIINENGSWEFVI
- a CDS encoding type II toxin-antitoxin system PemK/MazF family toxin codes for the protein MNSPLRGEVWLVDLGYVAKVRPCLIISVPILDQDRALFTLILHTTSPRGSRFEVQVKVNFLQ
- a CDS encoding DUF6887 family protein encodes the protein MTPNLSQMTNAELKQYLSKHRNDEEAFRSALKVLMQRRDPANRQPYPFDLANPESEVEAILREKFNQAE